The following proteins come from a genomic window of Nautilia profundicola AmH:
- a CDS encoding HAD family hydrolase, with amino-acid sequence MIFVTDLDKTFLRSDLSLSDYSKNVWNSFVYPLTIATARSYKGATTLLKGLNLKYPLVLLDGAMIAMPDGKILKTNDIDKKTGDELIFLIEKEFDERPLIVGFDEPGREKFLYPKYLNRYQQELLQNYKNDSRVLNIEKLRALKHNLKLVYLGDELTLSEIEKKVKENFNLETKLSKDPYMECYFLTILHPLGDKAHALKEVEEIMEVEPEKVTVFGDSHNDIGMFEYAGKSVAVKNAVDEVKQRADIVLPHTNDEDGVAKYLSQYIKLK; translated from the coding sequence ATGATCTTTGTCACCGACCTTGACAAGACGTTTTTGCGAAGCGACCTTTCTCTTAGCGATTACAGCAAAAACGTCTGGAATTCATTTGTTTATCCTTTGACAATAGCAACTGCCAGAAGCTATAAAGGTGCAACCACACTTCTTAAAGGGCTAAACCTCAAATATCCTCTCGTACTGCTTGACGGTGCTATGATAGCTATGCCTGATGGTAAAATACTTAAAACAAACGATATTGATAAAAAAACAGGTGATGAATTGATTTTTCTTATTGAAAAAGAGTTTGACGAAAGACCTTTGATTGTCGGGTTTGATGAACCTGGGAGAGAGAAATTTTTATATCCGAAATATTTAAACAGATACCAGCAGGAACTTCTGCAAAATTATAAAAACGACAGCAGGGTTTTAAACATTGAAAAGCTAAGAGCCCTTAAACATAATCTGAAACTTGTATATCTCGGAGATGAATTGACGCTTAGCGAAATAGAAAAAAAAGTAAAAGAAAATTTTAACCTTGAAACGAAGCTAAGTAAAGACCCGTATATGGAGTGCTATTTTTTAACTATTTTACACCCTTTGGGTGATAAAGCTCATGCACTTAAAGAAGTTGAAGAAATTATGGAAGTAGAACCTGAAAAAGTAACGGTTTTTGGTGATAGTCATAACGATATAGGGATGTTTGAGTATGCCGGTAAGTCTGTTGCGGTTAAAAACGCAGTTGACGAAGTAAAACAAAGAGCGGATATTGTTTTACCTCATACAAATGATGAAGATGGTGTAGCAAAATATCTTTCACAATATATAAAATTAAAATGA
- the rbfA gene encoding 30S ribosome-binding factor RbfA — protein MGKSIKVQRKESILKEIIPEALSQMNDGRIRGLSVVDVVCSRDGSDAKVYLEKSYLNDKEQKASLKQLKQARGYIQNYCLKSTGWFKVPNLSFTFDDLLEQENKMEDLFNKISKK, from the coding sequence ATGGGCAAAAGTATTAAAGTCCAGAGAAAAGAGTCTATTTTAAAAGAGATAATTCCTGAGGCTCTTTCACAGATGAATGACGGAAGAATAAGAGGCTTAAGCGTTGTGGACGTCGTATGCTCAAGAGACGGAAGCGACGCTAAAGTTTACCTTGAAAAAAGTTATTTAAACGATAAAGAACAAAAAGCAAGCCTCAAGCAGCTTAAACAGGCAAGAGGCTATATTCAAAACTATTGCCTTAAATCTACGGGATGGTTTAAAGTTCCGAATCTCAGTTTTACGTTTGACGATCTGCTTGAGCAGGAAAACAAAATGGAAGATCTTTTCAATAAAATTTCCAAAAAATGA
- the infB gene encoding translation initiation factor IF-2: protein MKIKVSEVARELGLKAKEVVDIAKEIGIEAKTRGEISPMDAAKIQEYFLNGGKKEEKPKPKKEEAKKEVKEEKPQRRRRSRGSFNDLVKKTQKGIEVVKKAEPKPELEKKEEKQEIQAETQKSKPKPKPKPQPAKKREEKELQINVDLADMDVIEENQVELLDLYFNDLNLKNDEELEEKAKTKTQQQQQKQKKTQPVKRKKPSEGGITKETAKKKKKKKKKDAEIKTIVIPKEVRVYEFAEAINKPLEEVIEALRELGEERDKNDFLGEEYIETLAEEFEIPVEVYDPLAEFDYVKKYDSVEDDENDLVERPPIVTIMGHVDHGKTSLLDRIRNSRVAAKEAGGITQHIGAYMVEKDGKKITFIDTPGHEAFTEMRARGAQVTDIAIIVVAADDGVMPQTKEAIAHAQAAEVPFIVAVNKIDKPQANPDLVKSQLAEMGITPVEWGGEYEFVNVSAKTGEGIDDLLETILLQAEMMELKANPKRKAKAVVIESRVEKGKGPVATIIVKNGTLKKADSFVCGKTYGRVRLMIDDLGKPKKEVLPGEPAEITGFDEVPMAGDVLVAVESDKIAKETAEKWKEFLEEREKSKSTKATLEDLQKMILEGELKKLPVIVKADTQGSVEAIKGSLAKLKNEEVKVDIIHSDVGAITENDVILAKASEPHAIILGFNVRPTSGAKNKAKQEGIEIRTYSIIYDLIDDVKELLSGLMTPKVTEEVTATIEVRDVFMVPKVGAVAGCYVQDGVVHRGDFVRVIRDGVVIYDSKLASLKRFKDDVKEVGKGFECGIMVEGYNDVKVGDILETYRKIEEKAKFEG, encoded by the coding sequence TTGAAGATAAAAGTATCAGAGGTTGCAAGAGAACTGGGTCTTAAAGCGAAAGAAGTAGTAGATATTGCAAAAGAAATCGGAATTGAGGCAAAAACAAGAGGTGAAATTTCACCAATGGATGCTGCAAAAATTCAGGAATATTTTTTAAACGGCGGTAAAAAAGAAGAAAAACCGAAACCTAAAAAAGAAGAAGCGAAAAAAGAGGTAAAAGAAGAAAAACCTCAAAGAAGAAGACGCTCTCGTGGTAGTTTTAACGATTTGGTTAAAAAAACTCAAAAAGGTATTGAGGTAGTTAAAAAAGCGGAACCTAAACCTGAATTAGAAAAAAAAGAAGAAAAACAAGAAATACAGGCAGAAACTCAAAAATCTAAGCCGAAACCAAAACCGAAGCCTCAACCTGCTAAAAAAAGAGAAGAAAAAGAACTTCAAATCAATGTTGATTTGGCTGATATGGATGTAATTGAAGAAAATCAGGTTGAGCTTTTAGATTTATATTTTAATGATTTAAATCTTAAAAACGACGAAGAACTTGAAGAGAAAGCAAAAACTAAAACTCAACAGCAACAGCAAAAACAGAAAAAAACGCAGCCTGTTAAAAGAAAAAAACCAAGTGAAGGCGGAATAACAAAAGAAACTGCGAAAAAGAAGAAAAAGAAAAAGAAAAAAGATGCTGAAATTAAAACGATAGTAATACCAAAAGAAGTTAGAGTTTATGAATTTGCCGAAGCGATTAATAAACCGTTAGAAGAGGTAATAGAAGCATTAAGAGAGCTTGGAGAAGAAAGAGATAAAAACGACTTTTTAGGTGAAGAATATATTGAAACTCTTGCGGAAGAGTTTGAAATTCCGGTAGAAGTATATGACCCTCTTGCAGAATTTGATTATGTTAAAAAGTATGACTCAGTTGAAGATGACGAAAATGACCTTGTAGAAAGACCTCCGATCGTTACAATTATGGGGCATGTAGACCACGGTAAAACTTCTCTTTTAGATAGAATAAGAAACAGTAGAGTTGCTGCTAAAGAAGCAGGAGGAATTACTCAGCACATCGGTGCGTATATGGTTGAAAAAGACGGTAAAAAAATTACGTTTATAGATACACCTGGACACGAAGCATTTACAGAAATGAGAGCAAGGGGAGCCCAGGTAACTGACATCGCTATTATCGTAGTAGCGGCAGACGACGGTGTAATGCCTCAGACAAAAGAAGCAATTGCGCATGCACAGGCGGCTGAAGTGCCGTTTATAGTAGCGGTAAACAAAATTGACAAACCTCAAGCAAACCCTGATTTAGTTAAGTCTCAATTAGCGGAGATGGGAATTACACCTGTTGAATGGGGTGGAGAGTATGAATTCGTTAACGTGTCTGCAAAAACGGGAGAAGGTATAGACGACTTACTTGAGACTATCCTACTTCAGGCTGAAATGATGGAGCTTAAAGCAAATCCTAAAAGAAAAGCTAAAGCAGTCGTTATTGAAAGTAGGGTTGAAAAAGGAAAAGGACCTGTTGCGACCATTATTGTTAAAAACGGTACGCTTAAAAAAGCAGACAGTTTCGTATGTGGTAAAACGTACGGACGTGTGAGACTTATGATTGATGATCTTGGTAAACCGAAAAAAGAAGTATTACCTGGTGAGCCTGCGGAAATTACAGGGTTTGACGAAGTTCCTATGGCTGGTGACGTACTTGTGGCGGTTGAGAGTGATAAAATAGCTAAAGAAACAGCAGAAAAATGGAAAGAGTTCTTAGAAGAGAGAGAAAAATCAAAATCAACAAAAGCTACTCTTGAAGATCTACAGAAAATGATTTTAGAGGGTGAACTTAAAAAACTTCCTGTAATCGTAAAAGCTGATACCCAGGGAAGTGTTGAAGCGATTAAAGGTAGCCTTGCAAAACTTAAAAACGAAGAAGTTAAAGTGGACATTATTCACAGCGACGTAGGTGCTATTACGGAAAATGATGTTATTTTGGCAAAAGCAAGCGAGCCACACGCAATTATTTTAGGATTTAACGTTAGGCCTACAAGCGGTGCCAAAAACAAAGCTAAACAAGAGGGTATTGAGATTAGAACGTACTCTATCATTTACGATCTGATTGATGATGTAAAAGAACTTCTTTCAGGTCTTATGACGCCTAAAGTTACAGAAGAAGTAACGGCTACTATTGAAGTTAGGGATGTGTTTATGGTACCTAAAGTGGGTGCTGTCGCCGGATGTTACGTACAGGACGGTGTGGTACACAGAGGTGACTTTGTAAGAGTTATCAGAGACGGTGTCGTTATATACGATTCTAAACTTGCGAGTCTTAAAAGATTCAAAGACGACGTTAAAGAAGTCGGTAAAGGTTTTGAGTGCGGTATTATGGTTGAAGGATACAACGACGTAAAAGTAGGCGATATCCTTGAAACATACAGAAAAATCGAAGAAAAAGCGAAATTTGAAGGGTAA
- a CDS encoding DUF448 domain-containing protein → MENEHKPIRMCVVCRKRLFQKELYRLQCKNRKLSPFDGFGRSFYVCDNCKNEKKFINYISKICKITKEKAKEEIVHFPFSILN, encoded by the coding sequence ATGGAAAATGAACATAAACCGATACGGATGTGTGTCGTATGCCGTAAAAGGCTTTTTCAAAAAGAACTTTACAGGTTACAGTGTAAAAATAGAAAACTGAGTCCTTTTGACGGATTTGGAAGAAGCTTTTATGTGTGTGACAACTGTAAAAACGAAAAAAAATTTATAAATTATATATCTAAAATATGTAAAATTACAAAAGAAAAAGCGAAAGAGGAAATTGTTCATTTTCCATTTTCCATTTTAAATTAA
- the thrB gene encoding homoserine kinase: MVITVPATSANLGPGFDTLGLALNLRNEIEIVKSDYTSIEIYGENAEYLRTLKRNYFVEIFMDHYKNLTGKEDSFKFKFNNKIPLSRGLGSSSAVIIAAITAAYEMAQVPYKKDRIINLALSYEPHPDNITPAALGGFCVAKLRKNRVYFLKKFIPTYLRAVVVIPNRTISTQKSRNALKAHYNLKDIVTNISSASMITAAFFSEKFEILRNVVEDKIHQENRMKAVPELFKVREIALREGALMSTLSGSGSTFFNLAYKDDAYSIYNVLRDNFKDFTIKILQFDNVGVKVYN; the protein is encoded by the coding sequence ATGGTAATTACAGTTCCAGCCACAAGTGCGAATTTAGGTCCGGGTTTTGACACGTTAGGACTTGCGCTTAATTTAAGAAATGAAATAGAAATAGTAAAAAGCGACTATACGAGTATTGAAATATACGGAGAAAATGCTGAGTATTTAAGAACGTTAAAAAGAAACTATTTCGTTGAAATATTTATGGATCATTATAAAAATTTAACAGGAAAAGAAGATAGTTTTAAATTTAAGTTTAATAATAAAATCCCTCTCTCACGTGGACTCGGAAGCTCTTCAGCTGTAATTATAGCTGCAATTACGGCAGCTTATGAAATGGCACAGGTTCCATATAAAAAAGACAGAATAATTAATTTAGCTCTTTCATATGAGCCACATCCTGATAACATAACACCTGCGGCATTAGGTGGCTTTTGTGTTGCGAAGCTTAGAAAAAACAGGGTTTATTTTCTTAAAAAATTTATACCGACATATTTAAGAGCCGTAGTCGTAATACCGAATAGAACAATTTCAACTCAAAAAAGCAGAAACGCTCTTAAGGCGCATTACAATTTAAAAGATATTGTTACGAATATATCATCAGCTTCGATGATTACAGCTGCTTTTTTTAGTGAAAAATTTGAAATTTTAAGAAATGTGGTAGAAGATAAAATTCATCAGGAAAACAGAATGAAAGCCGTACCGGAGCTGTTTAAAGTAAGAGAAATCGCATTAAGAGAAGGTGCGTTGATGTCGACACTCAGCGGCAGCGGCTCTACTTTTTTCAATCTTGCGTATAAAGATGACGCATACAGTATATACAATGTACTTAGAGATAATTTTAAAGATTTTACTATTAAAATACTTCAATTTGACAATGTAGGAGTAAAAGTATACAATTAA
- the lpxC gene encoding UDP-3-O-acyl-N-acetylglucosamine deacetylase: MKQRTIKRPVEAIGIGLHKGVPVKLRLEPMAEDSGIVFYRSDKGVSIPLSPDYVVDTKMATVIGNEGVMVSTIEHLMSAIYAFGIDNLRIIVDNDEVPIMDGSAISFVMMIEEAGIKELEAPKKFIKITKEVEIKDGDKFAKLKPNEKISFDFEINFDHPVIGNQKYMFNFSTKNYIEEIARARTFGFLKEVQYLRSIGLALGGSLENAIVLDDKKILNDSLRFEDEFVRHKILDAIGDMSLLGGNFIGSYEAFASGHHLNHLLTKELVAQEAFEIVTFEKEGEKAVAKAFS; this comes from the coding sequence ATGAAACAAAGAACTATAAAAAGGCCTGTGGAAGCTATAGGTATAGGACTTCATAAAGGAGTTCCGGTAAAACTTAGACTTGAACCGATGGCTGAAGACAGCGGTATTGTTTTTTACAGAAGCGATAAAGGGGTAAGTATACCTTTAAGTCCAGATTATGTAGTAGATACCAAAATGGCCACTGTAATAGGCAACGAAGGTGTTATGGTTTCCACAATCGAACATTTAATGAGTGCAATTTATGCATTCGGAATAGACAATTTAAGAATAATCGTTGATAACGATGAAGTGCCTATTATGGATGGAAGTGCAATAAGTTTTGTAATGATGATTGAAGAAGCCGGAATCAAAGAACTTGAAGCACCAAAAAAATTTATTAAAATCACTAAAGAGGTAGAAATAAAAGACGGGGACAAATTTGCAAAATTGAAACCTAACGAGAAAATAAGTTTTGATTTTGAGATTAACTTTGATCATCCTGTTATCGGTAATCAAAAATATATGTTTAATTTTTCTACTAAAAATTATATTGAAGAGATTGCAAGAGCAAGAACTTTCGGATTTTTAAAAGAAGTACAATATTTAAGAAGTATAGGACTCGCTCTGGGAGGGAGTTTAGAAAACGCGATTGTACTTGACGATAAAAAAATATTAAACGACTCATTAAGATTTGAAGATGAATTTGTAAGACATAAAATTCTTGATGCAATAGGCGATATGAGTCTTTTAGGCGGTAATTTTATAGGTAGTTATGAAGCTTTTGCAAGCGGGCATCATTTAAATCACTTATTAACAAAAGAGTTGGTAGCACAAGAAGCTTTTGAAATTGTTACGTTTGAAAAAGAAGGAGAAAAAGCGGTTGCAAAAGCCTTTAGTTGA